The window CCAGATGCCAAAGAGCGTCACGTAAGGAAAGAACGGCGTCTTGTAGCGCAGGGTATGCTCCAATCCCTCGGCGATGAGGCGGCGGCGGAAGCGGTACTGGCTCCAGCAGATCGAGATCCACGCGATCGCCCCCGTGCAGCCCGACACCGCGAGAAGATACGTATAGACCGCCGAATCGGGATCAAACGTGTAGAGCAAGATGACGAGCCAGCACGCCGAAACCGACATGAGGATGGAATTGCGCGGCACGCCCTTGCTGTTGATCTGGGCGAGAAAGGCCGGCGCCATGTCCATGCGTGCGAGCGAATAGAGCGCCCGCGCACTCGAATAGAGACCCGAGTTCGAGCACGACACGGCGGCCGTCAGAACGACGAAGGCGAGCGCGGCCGCCAAGGAGTCGAGGCCGTGCGCGGCGAGCGCCGCCGCAAAGACGCTTTCGGAGATGCTCGCCTCTTCCCACGGCAGAATGGAGATCAGCAGGGAGATCGGGACGATGTAGAGCGCGATGATGCGCCACGTAACGTTGCGCACGGCGATGGGGATGCTCTTCTCTGGCTCTTTGCACTCGCTCGCCGCAAGGCCGATGATCTCCGTACCTTGGAAATTCACGAGGATGATGACCATCGTCAGGACGATCGCCCACCAGCCGTTCGGTGTGAAGCCGCCGCTCGAAAGGAGGATGCGCGTGCCAATGAATCCCTCTCCGCCGAAAAGGCCGAGACAGATGAGCGCCGCCACGACACTGAAGGCAACCAAGGCCAGGATCTTCACAAGGGACAGCCAGAACTCGCTCTCGCCGAACTTGTCGACGCGAAAGAGGTTCAGCACGGTCACGACGAGGCCGAAGAACACAGCCCACCACAGTTGGCTGACTTCGGGCACGAAATTGTTCATGATGATGCCCGCGGCGATCATCTCGGACGGCACATACGCCATCCAGTTGAGCCAGTATGCCCAGCCCACGCCGCACGCCCACGTCGAAGAGATGTTCTCTCGCGCATAGGCAACGAAAGAACCCGAAACAGGCTTGGCAACCGCCAGCTCCGCCAAGGAGAGCATGACGCAGAGCACGATGACCCCACCCAAAAGATACGCCAGGATCGCCGCCGGCCCTGCCTTTTCCAGCACATACCCCGTGCCGAGAAAATAGCCGCTGCCAATGACCCCGCCGAGCGAAATCATCTGCACATGCCTGTTCTTCAACCCTCTGTTCATCTGCGTCCCATTCATGGCCTTGATAACACAACCTTCCGTATGATGAAGTTAAAACCCCCTAGAGAAACCCTCTGCACGAATACAGCTTAAGGACAATACTACACCAAACGCAGGGAAATGCCAAGCGAATATTTCTGAGAATCGCAAGAATTTTTACCACTCCGAGCCCTCTCGTCTTTCACTGGGAGATGTGTTACTATATATAGTATATAGTAGACGCATACGCATCCACAACGAACGTTGCGGAATTAAATCATAAGGAAGATCAGAAAGCACATGGAAAATTTCACGACGATCGAAACGGGCGGCACAGCCGAATATGAGATTCAGCGATCTCGCTTCATCGCCGAAGCCGCTCACGCGGCAACGGAAGAGGAAGCGCGTGCCTTCCTGCTTTCCTGCAAGAAGAAGTATTACGACGCACGCCACAATCCGAGCGCCTGGGTGCTCGGCGCAGGCGGCGAAAGGCAGAAGTCGAACGACGACGGTGAGCCGGGCGGCACCTCGGGCAATCCCATCTTGGAAGCGATCAAGAAGCGCGGCCTCGTCGATACCGTCGTCGTCGTCACGCGCTACTTCGGCGGCATCAAACTCGGCGCGGGCGGCCTCATCCGCGCCTACGGCCACGCCGCACACCTCGCGCTCGAAGCCTCTTCCCTCGTGCGCAGCCTGCAGCTTACGCGTCTCGCCGTGACGGTCGACTACACGCTTCTCGCGCTCGTCGAAAACTTCGTGCGGCAGGAGGATCTTCGCACGGAGGATGCGATTTACGAGGAAAAGGTCACCTTGCTGCTGCTGTTGGAAGAGCGACAGCTCGCTCCCGTTCAGGCGGCTCTGACAGACCTCACTGCGGGCAGAGCCATCTTTGAGGAACGCGGCACGGTCTGGGGCAAGGCGACGGTCTAAAAAACGCAAAACCTGCCGGAGAGCAGGGCAAAGCCACTATATTCGACTTGCATGAAAACAGTAAAGTATGCTATACTGTGACTGGCAAATGTACCTAGTATCATAACCGATACGCGAAAATCCCCCAAGATTGCAGCTTGGGGGATTTTCTATTCCCTTATTGCAGGTGGGCTTACTCCCTAGGCTCGTCGCCGTCGTTCTCCCTCTCATCGAGCCATTTGCTAATGTGATTGGCAATTACACCAGCCAAGATGGAGAGAATAAATGTACCTAACATCACCGATACCCTCCTTCCCGTGCCAGTCTGGAGGCGGCAACGCATAAAGTATAGCATAGTTCAGAGCAACATTCCACAAACTTTGCCTACCACAGGATTCAGACAGAATAAGAGCCGCCCGTGCGGACAACGCGGGCAGCTCTTATTCTGGAAACTCCCTTCTTCACACTTTCGGCTCGCGCAAAATCGGCTCGACCACCTGCGGAAACCTCGCGCGCAGGTAGTTGCTGATCGTCTCGCCGATGAAGCACTTCGCCGCGCTGTCGGGGTGCAGGCCGTCGGTCGTGTAAATATCCTCAAGCTTCCCCTCGCCATCGGAGAGGACCGTCGTGACGTCAACGCAGTAGGGCTGCGACAAGATCCAGCGGTTGAGCGCCGCCTGCTCGTCGCTCCAGTTAGCGGGCGGATTCTGCGCATACTGCAGCTTCGCAATCTTCGCGGGATTGAGCGAAGTGACCGTAGAGAAGACGGGCGTGATGCCGTGCGCCGTGCACTTGTCGCGGATGCGTGCGAGCACGGCGATGATATCCGTCGCCCTGCCGCCCACGCGATAGTTGTTCACGCCGCCCATGATGACCAGGATCTTCGGGCGGAACGGCAGTACGTCGCGCTCGAAACGCGCTTCCATCGCCTCGACGGTATCGCCCGAGTAGCCGAGGTTCTTGATGGGGAACGCCGCGTACGTTTCCCAATCGTAGAGCACGCGGTCAGGGCCGTAGACGATGGCGCCGCCGCCGTGCGTGATGCTGTCGCCGAGCGCGGCGACGGCGACGGGAGACTTGACCTCGAATGGCACGTTCTCCGACCAGCCGCTGATGGGTTGGCGTGCAGCGTCAAGGGCACGCACCTTCCAGTAGTAATTGCCGGGCGTCGCGAAACCGTAGGTATCGTAACAAGTGAGGTCGGTCGCGTAAAGCATGTGCAGGAGCGCGGGCTCCGACCTGCCTCGCTTCCAAACGGAGACTTCGTACTCAGCGGCTCCCTGCACAGGAATCCACGAATACGTCGGATAGAGCGGCACATAGTCCATCTTCTGGAACTCGCTCGTCGGATGCGGCGCCGCCGGATCCTTCTCGGCCAGCTCGACGGCGGCAGGCGGCGTGAAAGCCGAGCGTGCATTGCCATCGTAATCGAGCGCACGCACGCGCCAATAGTGGTTCGCATCGAGCCAGCCGCGTCCCGCGAGCGCGATTTCCACGCCGTTGTTGAACACATGCGTGT of the Selenomonas sputigena genome contains:
- a CDS encoding amino acid permease translates to MNRGLKNRHVQMISLGGVIGSGYFLGTGYVLEKAGPAAILAYLLGGVIVLCVMLSLAELAVAKPVSGSFVAYARENISSTWACGVGWAYWLNWMAYVPSEMIAAGIIMNNFVPEVSQLWWAVFFGLVVTVLNLFRVDKFGESEFWLSLVKILALVAFSVVAALICLGLFGGEGFIGTRILLSSGGFTPNGWWAIVLTMVIILVNFQGTEIIGLAASECKEPEKSIPIAVRNVTWRIIALYIVPISLLISILPWEEASISESVFAAALAAHGLDSLAAALAFVVLTAAVSCSNSGLYSSARALYSLARMDMAPAFLAQINSKGVPRNSILMSVSACWLVILLYTFDPDSAVYTYLLAVSGCTGAIAWISICWSQYRFRRRLIAEGLEHTLRYKTPFFPYVTLFGIWAQVFCLVVLAFTPDLRQAFYMGVPMLVVPMLWHRLRSLYRARVAAARNG
- a CDS encoding YigZ family protein, encoding MENFTTIETGGTAEYEIQRSRFIAEAAHAATEEEARAFLLSCKKKYYDARHNPSAWVLGAGGERQKSNDDGEPGGTSGNPILEAIKKRGLVDTVVVVTRYFGGIKLGAGGLIRAYGHAAHLALEASSLVRSLQLTRLAVTVDYTLLALVENFVRQEDLRTEDAIYEEKVTLLLLLEERQLAPVQAALTDLTAGRAIFEERGTVWGKATV
- a CDS encoding nitrate reductase; amino-acid sequence: MLGTFILSILAGVIANHISKWLDERENDGDEPRE
- a CDS encoding GDSL-type esterase/lipase family protein, translated to MQKNYHCYWKKSAAALALCLAAAALSPQGAERAEAAATLGEAHMTAYAATKDRTIVLERDAAQKEAGAPMEEDANAKNEQMDERAAAGAKPPMSVNPEGKETVRKLPKKLRFLWQPVADAVRYEFVIEEGAGDKAKVVYHDTHVFNNGVEIALAGRGWLDANHYWRVRALDYDGNARSAFTPPAAVELAEKDPAAPHPTSEFQKMDYVPLYPTYSWIPVQGAAEYEVSVWKRGRSEPALLHMLYATDLTCYDTYGFATPGNYYWKVRALDAARQPISGWSENVPFEVKSPVAVAALGDSITHGGGAIVYGPDRVLYDWETYAAFPIKNLGYSGDTVEAMEARFERDVLPFRPKILVIMGGVNNYRVGGRATDIIAVLARIRDKCTAHGITPVFSTVTSLNPAKIAKLQYAQNPPANWSDEQAALNRWILSQPYCVDVTTVLSDGEGKLEDIYTTDGLHPDSAAKCFIGETISNYLRARFPQVVEPILREPKV